In Streptomyces asoensis, a single genomic region encodes these proteins:
- a CDS encoding PadR family transcriptional regulator has product MSLPHAILTALLERPSSGLDLTRRFDRSIGYFWSATHQQIYRELGRLESGGHIRALPTDAPARGQKKAYEVLPAGRAELARWTAAAQDPKPHRDAMLLRLRAAAVVGTAGLEADLRRHLDLHRRQLAEYEEIEKRDFPPGEDSAQARLQHLVLRAGIELETFWTQWLAEALRDLPVVPEDTEGTDGPGDTEQAG; this is encoded by the coding sequence ATGTCACTCCCGCACGCGATCCTCACCGCCCTGCTCGAGAGGCCCTCGTCGGGGCTGGATCTGACCCGCCGGTTCGACAGGTCGATCGGCTACTTCTGGTCGGCGACGCACCAGCAGATCTACCGCGAGCTGGGGCGGCTGGAGTCCGGGGGCCACATCCGGGCGCTGCCGACGGACGCCCCGGCCCGCGGGCAGAAGAAGGCCTACGAGGTGCTGCCCGCGGGACGGGCCGAACTCGCCCGGTGGACGGCGGCCGCCCAGGACCCCAAGCCGCACCGCGACGCCATGCTGCTGCGGCTGCGCGCCGCGGCCGTCGTCGGCACGGCGGGTCTGGAGGCCGACCTGCGGCGCCATCTCGACCTGCACCGGCGGCAGCTGGCCGAGTACGAGGAGATCGAGAAGCGCGACTTCCCGCCCGGCGAGGACAGCGCGCAGGCCAGGCTCCAGCACCTGGTGCTGCGTGCGGGCATCGAGCTGGAGACCTTCTGGACGCAGTGGCTCGCCGAGGCGCTCCGGGACCTGCCCGTGGTGCCGGAGGACACGGAGGGCACGGACGGCCCGGGGGACACGGAGCAGGCCGGCTGA
- the dhaL gene encoding dihydroxyacetone kinase subunit DhaL gives MLDAEFFRRWMTATAASVDREADRLTALDSPIGDADHGSNLRRGFTAVRAALEKEDPGTPGAVLVLAGRQLISTVGGASGPLYGTLLRRTGKDLGDAAEVDETRFAEALRVGVDAVMQLGGAAPGDKTMIDALVPAVDALSAGFEAARSAAEQGAEATTPLQARKGRASYLGERSIGHQDPGATSAALLIAALIDAGADTAGE, from the coding sequence GTGCTCGACGCCGAATTCTTCCGTCGTTGGATGACCGCGACGGCCGCGTCCGTCGACCGCGAGGCGGACCGGCTCACGGCCCTCGACTCACCCATCGGGGACGCGGATCACGGCAGCAACCTGCGGCGGGGCTTCACCGCGGTGCGGGCGGCTCTGGAGAAGGAGGACCCCGGGACGCCCGGCGCCGTGCTGGTGCTCGCGGGACGCCAGCTCATATCGACGGTCGGCGGTGCCTCGGGTCCGCTGTACGGCACGCTGCTGCGCCGCACGGGGAAGGATCTCGGGGACGCGGCCGAGGTCGACGAGACGCGGTTCGCCGAGGCGCTGCGCGTGGGCGTCGACGCGGTGATGCAGCTCGGCGGCGCGGCACCCGGCGACAAGACCATGATCGACGCGCTGGTGCCGGCCGTCGACGCCCTCTCCGCCGGTTTCGAAGCCGCCCGCTCCGCCGCCGAGCAGGGCGCGGAGGCGACGACACCGTTGCAGGCGCGCAAGGGCCGGGCCAGTTACCTCGGCGAACGCAGTATCGGGCACCAGGATCCGGGTGCCACCTCGGCGGCGCTGCTGATCGCCGCGCTCATCGACGCCGGCGCCGACACCGCCGGGGAGTGA
- the dhaK gene encoding dihydroxyacetone kinase subunit DhaK, whose translation MKMLINVPESVVADALRGMAAAHPELTVDVENRVILRRDAPVAGKVALVSGGGSGHEPLHGGFVGPGMLSAACPGEVFTSPVPDQMLRAAAAVDSGAGVLFIVKNYTGDVLNFDMAAELAEDEGIQVAKVLVDDDVAVTDSLYTAGRRGTGATLFVEKIAGAAAEEGQPLERVEALARQVNESSRSFGVALSACTTPAKGSPTFDLPSGELELGVGIHGEPGRERRAMMTSGEIADFAVHAILDDMTPRNPVLVLVNGMGATPLLELYGFNAEVQRVLSQRGVAVARTLVGNYVTSLDMAGASVTLCQVDEELLRLWDAPVRTAGLRWGV comes from the coding sequence ATGAAGATGCTGATCAACGTCCCCGAGTCCGTGGTCGCGGACGCGCTGCGCGGAATGGCCGCCGCCCATCCCGAGCTGACCGTCGACGTCGAGAACCGGGTGATCTTGCGGCGGGACGCTCCAGTGGCCGGAAAGGTGGCCCTGGTGTCCGGTGGCGGTTCGGGGCACGAGCCGCTGCACGGCGGGTTCGTCGGACCCGGCATGCTCTCGGCCGCCTGCCCCGGCGAGGTGTTCACCTCACCCGTACCGGATCAGATGCTGCGGGCCGCGGCGGCCGTGGACAGCGGGGCGGGCGTGCTGTTCATCGTCAAGAACTACACGGGCGACGTGCTCAACTTCGACATGGCGGCCGAGCTGGCCGAGGACGAGGGCATCCAGGTCGCCAAGGTCCTGGTCGACGACGACGTCGCCGTGACGGACAGCCTCTACACGGCCGGCCGGCGCGGTACGGGCGCCACGCTGTTCGTGGAGAAGATCGCGGGAGCGGCGGCCGAGGAAGGACAGCCGCTGGAACGGGTGGAGGCGCTGGCCCGGCAGGTCAACGAGAGCTCCCGGAGCTTCGGCGTGGCGCTCAGCGCGTGCACGACCCCCGCCAAGGGCAGCCCGACCTTCGACCTGCCCTCCGGCGAGCTGGAGCTGGGCGTCGGCATCCACGGCGAACCGGGACGTGAGCGGCGGGCGATGATGACCTCCGGGGAGATCGCCGACTTCGCGGTCCACGCGATCCTGGACGACATGACACCGCGCAATCCCGTCCTGGTCCTGGTCAACGGCATGGGCGCGACACCGCTGCTGGAGCTCTACGGCTTCAACGCCGAGGTGCAGCGTGTGCTGTCGCAGCGCGGGGTCGCCGTCGCGCGCACCCTCGTCGGCAACTACGTGACGTCCCTCGACATGGCCGGCGCCTCGGTGACCCTGTGCCAGGTGGACGAGGAACTGCTGCGCCTGTGGGACGCGCCGGTGCGGACCGCGGGACTGCGCTGGGGCGTGTGA
- a CDS encoding YqjF family protein — MVPDPITPDAPDLIARPLLTQSWLDLAFVHWAADPAEVAGLLPPGTVPDTLDGVTYVGLVAFRMHRVGWFRLPGVPYLGSFPETNVRLYSVDAQGRRGVVFRSLDASRLLPVTVARIGFRLPYVWSRMAIEADGDTVTYTSRRRWPGPRGARSRLTVRVGGRIGEPNALEHFLTARWGMHSAFFGRPMYLPNAHPRWPLHRAELVTCEEDLVVAAGLPKPAAEPVSVLYSPGVPVRFDRPAPPHRPAGIPTP; from the coding sequence ATGGTTCCGGATCCCATCACGCCCGACGCGCCGGACCTCATCGCGCGTCCCCTGCTGACCCAGTCCTGGCTCGACCTCGCCTTCGTGCACTGGGCGGCGGACCCCGCCGAGGTGGCCGGTCTGCTGCCGCCGGGAACCGTCCCGGACACCCTCGACGGGGTGACGTACGTCGGTCTGGTCGCGTTCCGGATGCACCGCGTCGGATGGTTCCGTCTCCCGGGCGTTCCCTACCTGGGCTCGTTCCCCGAGACGAACGTGCGCCTCTACTCGGTGGACGCGCAAGGGCGCCGCGGGGTGGTCTTCCGTTCGCTCGACGCCTCCCGGCTGCTGCCGGTGACGGTGGCCAGGATCGGCTTCCGGCTGCCCTACGTGTGGTCCCGGATGGCGATCGAAGCCGACGGCGACACCGTCACGTACACCAGCCGCCGCCGGTGGCCCGGACCGCGGGGGGCCCGCAGCCGGCTGACCGTGCGGGTGGGCGGACGGATCGGTGAACCCAACGCGCTGGAGCACTTCCTGACCGCGCGCTGGGGCATGCACAGCGCCTTCTTCGGCCGGCCGATGTACCTGCCCAACGCCCACCCGCGCTGGCCGCTGCACCGGGCGGAACTCGTGACGTGCGAGGAGGACCTCGTGGTGGCGGCGGGACTGCCGAAGCCGGCTGCGGAACCGGTGAGCGTCCTGTACTCGCCCGGCGTCCCGGTCCGTTTCGACCGTCCCGCGCCCCCGCACCGCCCGGCCGGCATCCCGACCCCCTGA
- a CDS encoding PTS-dependent dihydroxyacetone kinase phosphotransferase subunit DhaM, protein MSDEKLVGIVLVSHSAAVAEAVADLARGLVGGGPVVPVAPAGGTQGGGLGTSAELITAAAASVDRGAGVVLLADLGSAVLTVKALLAEGDELPDGARLVDAPFVEGAVAAVVTAATGADLDAVQAAAAEAYDYRKV, encoded by the coding sequence ATGAGCGACGAGAAGCTGGTGGGAATCGTGCTGGTGTCGCACAGCGCGGCGGTCGCCGAGGCCGTGGCGGACCTGGCGCGGGGGCTCGTGGGCGGCGGCCCGGTCGTGCCGGTCGCCCCGGCGGGCGGTACGCAGGGCGGTGGGCTGGGCACGAGCGCCGAGCTGATCACCGCCGCGGCGGCCTCCGTGGACCGGGGTGCCGGGGTCGTGCTCCTCGCCGATCTGGGCAGCGCCGTCCTCACGGTGAAGGCGCTGCTCGCGGAGGGCGACGAGCTGCCCGACGGCGCCCGTCTGGTGGACGCCCCGTTCGTCGAGGGCGCGGTGGCCGCGGTGGTGACGGCGGCCACCGGCGCCGACCTCGACGCGGTCCAGGCGGCGGCCGCGGAGGCTTACGACTACCGAAAGGTGTGA
- a CDS encoding fibronectin type III domain-containing protein — MRRVVLRWVLCGLVAALCTGCPSGGSRDEGRAPGAPAGVTARAGSATSVHVMWNAVAADPAVGAYEVYRGTEKAGEVPGTAHMLDVVRLAPSTAYVFTVRARDGDGRLGPPSREARATTPAAAAADRSPPTPPGSVTGRAVGSRAVQLSWSASTDDRAVVSYDVWQSGVRIHSVGGNQTATVVTGLRPGVRYAFTVRARDAADNVSPAGPPVRLTTARGGDEGAGTAPTGFRAVTRLADGAYYIDLSWGAPQVDGVVTEYQIQLDGAPATSLVWGATPPSGKAVYSFYVGREKGAVHRVRLRARLPDGTWGALSAERTVTTGPGAGTAAGTGTGG; from the coding sequence GTGCGACGCGTTGTGCTGCGGTGGGTGCTGTGCGGGCTGGTGGCCGCGCTGTGCACCGGGTGTCCGAGCGGCGGGAGCCGGGACGAGGGGCGGGCGCCCGGCGCGCCTGCCGGGGTCACCGCCCGGGCCGGGAGCGCGACGAGCGTGCACGTCATGTGGAACGCGGTCGCCGCGGACCCGGCGGTCGGCGCGTACGAGGTCTACCGGGGGACCGAGAAGGCCGGGGAGGTGCCCGGCACCGCGCACATGCTGGACGTGGTCCGTCTCGCGCCGTCGACGGCCTACGTCTTCACCGTGCGGGCCCGGGACGGCGACGGACGGCTCGGACCGCCCAGCCGCGAGGCGCGGGCCACGACACCGGCGGCCGCCGCCGCGGACCGCTCGCCCCCGACCCCGCCGGGCTCCGTCACCGGCCGGGCGGTCGGGAGCCGCGCCGTACAACTGTCCTGGTCGGCGTCCACGGACGACCGCGCGGTGGTGTCGTACGACGTCTGGCAGAGCGGCGTGCGCATCCACAGCGTCGGCGGGAACCAGACGGCGACGGTCGTGACCGGGCTGCGCCCGGGCGTCCGCTACGCGTTCACCGTGCGGGCCCGGGACGCGGCCGACAACGTCTCGCCCGCCGGTCCGCCCGTCCGCCTGACCACCGCCCGGGGCGGCGACGAGGGGGCGGGCACCGCGCCCACCGGCTTCCGGGCGGTCACCCGCCTCGCCGACGGGGCGTACTACATCGACCTGTCGTGGGGTGCGCCCCAGGTGGACGGCGTCGTCACCGAGTACCAGATCCAGCTCGACGGAGCACCGGCCACCTCCCTGGTCTGGGGCGCCACCCCGCCCAGCGGGAAGGCGGTGTACAGCTTCTACGTGGGGCGGGAGAAGGGCGCCGTCCACCGCGTGCGGCTGCGCGCCCGGCTCCCGGACGGCACCTGGGGCGCGTTGTCGGCCGAACGAACGGTGACGACGGGACCCGGCGCGGGCACCGCCGCGGGCACCGGCACCGGGGGGTGA
- a CDS encoding FAD-dependent oxidoreductase, with translation MSRYPHLLSPLDLGFTTLPNRVLMGSMHVGLEEAERGFERMAAFYAARARGGVGLIVTGGIAPNDEGRPGEGGAKLTTDAEAEQHRAITEAVHREGGRIAMQILHFGRYAYHPDLVAPSALQAPISPFVPRELTDADIERTIDDYARAARLARQAGYDGVEIMGSEGYLINEFIAAHTNHREDRWGGSYENRTRFPLEIVRRVREAVGEDFIVIYRLSMLDLVPGGSTLDEVVALARAVEEAGATIINTGIGWHEARIPTIATSVPRGAYTWVTRKLMGAVSVPLVTTNRINTPEVAEQLLADGCADMVSMARPMLADPDFVAKAAAGRPEAINTCIGCNQACLDHTFSGRITSCLVNPRACHETELVLSPTRRRKRVAVVGAGPAGLACAVSAAERGHDVTLFDAAGEIGGQLNVARKVPGKQEFDETLRYFRHQLDAHGVDVRLNTPVAAADVAGYDEVVVATGVSPRTPDIPGVDHPSVVGYLDVLRDGAPVGDRVAILGAGGIGFDVAEFLTDSGDGASEDPAAYFRQWGVDMDYRGPGGLAAPERSAPPRTVHLLQRKTGKVGAGLGKTTGWIHRTELKHRGVTMVPGVRYDRIDDAGLHLTVGEHSTVLEVDTIVLCTGQDPRRDLYEELLADGVKAHLIGGADVAAELDAKRAVQQGTELAAAL, from the coding sequence ATGAGCCGATACCCGCACCTGCTGAGCCCGCTCGACCTGGGCTTCACCACCCTGCCCAACCGCGTCCTGATGGGCTCGATGCACGTCGGCCTGGAGGAGGCCGAGCGCGGCTTCGAGCGCATGGCCGCGTTCTACGCCGCCCGCGCACGCGGGGGAGTGGGCCTCATCGTCACCGGCGGCATCGCCCCCAACGACGAGGGGCGGCCCGGCGAGGGCGGCGCCAAGCTCACCACGGACGCGGAGGCCGAGCAGCACCGCGCGATCACCGAGGCCGTGCACCGCGAGGGCGGCCGCATCGCGATGCAGATCCTGCACTTCGGCCGGTACGCCTACCACCCGGACCTGGTCGCCCCCAGTGCCCTCCAGGCGCCGATCAGCCCCTTCGTGCCGCGCGAGCTCACCGACGCCGACATCGAGCGGACCATCGACGACTACGCCAGGGCCGCCCGCCTCGCCCGGCAGGCCGGCTACGACGGCGTCGAGATCATGGGCTCCGAGGGCTATCTCATCAACGAGTTCATCGCGGCCCACACCAATCATCGCGAGGACCGCTGGGGCGGCTCGTACGAGAACCGCACGCGCTTCCCCCTGGAGATCGTGCGCCGGGTGCGCGAGGCGGTCGGCGAGGACTTCATCGTCATCTACCGGCTGTCCATGCTGGACCTGGTGCCCGGCGGCTCGACCCTCGACGAGGTCGTCGCCCTCGCCCGGGCCGTCGAGGAGGCCGGCGCCACCATCATCAACACCGGCATCGGCTGGCACGAGGCCCGCATCCCCACCATCGCGACCTCCGTGCCCCGGGGCGCGTACACCTGGGTGACCAGGAAACTCATGGGCGCGGTGTCCGTGCCGCTGGTCACCACCAACCGCATCAACACCCCCGAGGTCGCCGAGCAGCTCCTCGCCGACGGCTGCGCGGACATGGTGTCGATGGCCCGCCCGATGCTCGCCGACCCCGATTTCGTGGCCAAGGCCGCGGCGGGCCGTCCCGAGGCCATCAACACCTGCATCGGCTGCAACCAGGCCTGCCTCGACCACACCTTCAGCGGCCGGATCACCTCCTGCCTCGTCAACCCGCGTGCCTGCCACGAGACCGAGCTGGTCCTCTCGCCGACCCGGCGGCGCAAGCGCGTCGCGGTCGTGGGCGCCGGCCCCGCGGGCCTCGCCTGCGCCGTCAGCGCGGCCGAACGCGGCCACGACGTCACCCTCTTCGACGCGGCGGGCGAGATCGGCGGCCAGCTCAACGTCGCCCGCAAGGTGCCCGGCAAGCAGGAGTTCGACGAGACGCTGCGCTACTTCCGCCACCAGCTCGACGCGCACGGCGTGGACGTACGGCTGAACACGCCCGTGGCCGCCGCGGACGTGGCCGGCTACGACGAGGTCGTGGTCGCCACCGGCGTCAGCCCCCGCACCCCCGACATCCCCGGCGTCGACCACCCGAGCGTCGTCGGCTACCTCGACGTCCTGCGCGACGGCGCGCCCGTCGGTGACCGGGTCGCGATCCTCGGCGCCGGGGGCATCGGCTTCGACGTCGCCGAGTTCCTCACCGACAGCGGCGACGGCGCGAGCGAGGACCCGGCGGCCTACTTCCGCCAGTGGGGCGTCGACATGGACTACCGGGGACCCGGCGGGCTCGCCGCCCCCGAGCGCTCCGCCCCGCCGCGCACCGTCCACCTCCTCCAGCGCAAGACCGGCAAGGTCGGCGCGGGCCTCGGCAAGACCACCGGCTGGATCCACCGCACCGAACTCAAGCACCGGGGCGTGACGATGGTCCCGGGCGTGCGCTACGACCGCATCGACGACGCCGGGCTGCACCTCACCGTCGGTGAGCACAGCACGGTCCTGGAGGTCGACACCATCGTGCTCTGCACGGGTCAGGACCCCCGCCGGGACCTCTACGAGGAGCTGCTCGCCGACGGCGTCAAGGCGCACCTCATCGGGGGTGCCGACGTGGCCGCCGAACTGGACGCCAAGCGCGCCGTCCAGCAGGGCACCGAACTGGCGGCGGCACTGTAG
- a CDS encoding RpiB/LacA/LacB family sugar-phosphate isomerase has translation MRISVSSDMDEPVARALVAELRGRGHDVVPHGALRPGDDPRWAVCSEVAARDVADGTSEQAVVCCWTGTGASIAANKVPGVRAALCADAYTADGARRWNDANVLALSLRLTSEPLLKEILDAWFAADAGGDAEDRSNVAHVDGLDAARPRPTA, from the coding sequence ATGCGGATCTCCGTCTCCTCGGACATGGACGAACCAGTGGCCCGCGCGCTCGTCGCGGAGCTGCGCGGACGCGGTCACGACGTGGTGCCGCACGGCGCGCTGCGGCCCGGCGACGATCCCCGGTGGGCGGTGTGCTCGGAGGTGGCGGCCCGGGACGTGGCCGACGGGACCTCGGAGCAGGCGGTGGTGTGCTGCTGGACCGGCACCGGCGCGTCGATCGCCGCCAACAAGGTGCCCGGTGTCCGGGCCGCGCTGTGCGCCGACGCCTACACCGCCGACGGCGCCCGCCGCTGGAACGACGCCAACGTCCTCGCCCTCAGCCTGCGCCTGACCTCCGAGCCCCTGCTGAAGGAGATCCTCGACGCCTGGTTCGCCGCCGACGCGGGCGGCGACGCCGAGGACCGGAGCAACGTGGCCCACGTCGACGGCCTCGACGCCGCCCGCCCGCGCCCGACTGCATAG
- a CDS encoding SpoIIE family protein phosphatase: protein MSGAGSAEAGGPTGPSGLLDVLNVASVVLDTQGRIALWSPQAEELFGYTAHEALGRYAAHVMVDERHVDLVVRLFADVMATGRSWAGAFPIRRKDGATRLVEFRNIRLMDDRGEVYALGLAADRTTVRRLERDLALSTRMVAQSPNGLAVLDTDLRYVSVNPALARMDGVPAEDHLGRTVREVLPRLDADALESAAREVLRTGAPLVDRAAFGRTPADPEQDHAWSLSLYRLEDARGTVLGVAVSVVDVTDRHRAAVEAEAARRRLALVADASARIGTTLDLERTARELAEVAVPELADVAAVDLLDAVVAGRRSSFGPAEPAVIRALAVRAADEPDALRAADRPGEVARYAPDRLVTECVRTGRPVMVAQVKDEDLGRIARSPESAALLARAGVHSYLAVPLIARGEVLGALDLKRTRNPAPFGHDDVLLARELAARAAVQIDNARWYQSARTTALTLQRSLLPSHPPVIGGLEVASRYQPAGATTEVGGDWFDVIPLPDGKTALVVGDVMGSGIDATMGRLRTATTTLASLDLDPAVLLEHLDRITQGLDHSIATCVYAVHDPRVGRCRIANAGHLPPVRVRPDGPPELLELPTGAPLGVGGVPFSTTEVDFAPGDQLVLYTDGLVETRTHSLDERLDALLALLDDPARPLQEVCDLLLDALHHPDNHDDVALLVARARD, encoded by the coding sequence ATGAGCGGAGCCGGATCGGCCGAGGCCGGCGGCCCGACGGGGCCCAGCGGCCTGCTGGACGTGCTCAACGTCGCCTCCGTGGTGCTCGACACCCAGGGGCGCATCGCCCTGTGGAGCCCCCAGGCCGAGGAGCTGTTCGGGTACACGGCCCACGAGGCCCTCGGACGGTACGCGGCGCATGTGATGGTCGACGAACGGCACGTCGACCTGGTCGTGCGCCTTTTCGCGGACGTCATGGCCACGGGGCGCAGCTGGGCGGGGGCGTTCCCGATCCGGCGCAAGGACGGCGCCACCCGTCTGGTGGAGTTCCGCAACATCCGGCTCATGGACGACCGGGGCGAGGTCTACGCCCTGGGGCTCGCCGCCGACCGCACGACGGTGCGCCGGCTGGAGCGCGACCTCGCCCTGTCGACACGGATGGTCGCGCAGTCCCCCAACGGTCTCGCGGTCCTGGACACCGACCTGCGGTACGTCTCGGTCAACCCGGCGCTGGCGCGGATGGACGGCGTCCCGGCCGAGGACCACCTGGGCCGCACCGTCCGCGAGGTGCTCCCCCGGCTGGACGCAGACGCCCTGGAGTCCGCCGCGCGCGAGGTGCTGCGGACCGGGGCACCGCTCGTCGACCGGGCCGCGTTCGGCCGGACCCCGGCGGATCCCGAGCAGGACCACGCCTGGTCGCTCTCCCTGTACCGCCTGGAGGATGCCCGGGGCACCGTGCTGGGCGTGGCCGTCTCGGTCGTCGACGTCACCGACCGGCACCGGGCGGCCGTCGAGGCCGAGGCCGCGCGCCGCCGGCTGGCGCTGGTCGCGGACGCCTCCGCGAGGATCGGCACCACCCTGGACCTGGAGCGCACCGCCCGCGAACTGGCCGAGGTGGCGGTGCCGGAGCTGGCCGACGTGGCCGCCGTCGATCTGCTCGACGCGGTGGTCGCGGGCCGGCGCAGCAGCTTCGGACCCGCCGAACCGGCCGTCATCCGCGCCCTGGCGGTACGGGCCGCCGACGAACCCGACGCGCTGCGGGCCGCCGACCGGCCCGGCGAGGTGGCCCGCTACGCGCCCGACCGGCTGGTCACCGAGTGCGTACGCACCGGCCGGCCGGTCATGGTGGCGCAGGTCAAGGACGAGGACCTCGGCCGCATCGCCCGCTCCCCGGAGTCGGCCGCCCTGCTGGCCCGGGCCGGCGTGCACTCCTATCTGGCCGTCCCGCTCATCGCCCGGGGCGAGGTCCTCGGCGCCCTCGACCTCAAGCGGACCCGCAACCCCGCGCCGTTCGGCCACGACGACGTGCTCCTCGCCCGGGAGCTGGCGGCGCGGGCGGCCGTCCAGATCGACAACGCCCGCTGGTACCAGAGCGCCCGTACCACCGCGCTCACCCTCCAGCGCAGCCTGCTGCCGAGCCATCCGCCCGTCATCGGCGGCCTCGAGGTCGCCTCCCGCTACCAGCCGGCGGGCGCCACCACCGAGGTCGGCGGCGACTGGTTCGACGTCATCCCGCTCCCGGACGGCAAGACGGCGCTGGTCGTCGGTGACGTGATGGGCAGCGGCATCGACGCCACGATGGGCCGGCTGCGCACCGCGACGACCACCCTGGCCTCCCTCGACCTCGACCCGGCGGTTCTCCTGGAGCACCTCGACCGGATCACCCAGGGCCTGGACCACTCCATCGCGACCTGCGTGTACGCCGTCCACGACCCCCGGGTGGGGAGGTGCCGGATCGCGAACGCCGGACACCTGCCGCCGGTGCGCGTCCGCCCGGACGGCCCGCCCGAACTGCTCGAACTGCCCACCGGCGCGCCACTGGGCGTGGGCGGGGTGCCGTTCTCCACCACCGAGGTCGACTTCGCACCCGGCGACCAGCTGGTGCTGTACACGGACGGACTGGTCGAGACCCGCACGCACTCGCTCGACGAACGTCTGGACGCCCTGCTGGCGCTGCTCGACGATCCCGCGCGGCCGCTTCAAGAGGTGTGCGACCTGCTGCTGGACGCTCTGCACCATCCCGACAACCACGACGACGTGGCCCTGCTGGTGGCGCGGGCCCGGGACTGA